From a single Dendropsophus ebraccatus isolate aDenEbr1 chromosome 8, aDenEbr1.pat, whole genome shotgun sequence genomic region:
- the LOC138799577 gene encoding zinc finger protein 383-like isoform X2: MQKDRGQVTETILSLTLRIICLLTGGEYVIEKKSGRSKSTRGDVLSGNLDKIRSAIKESSAHYGADNNQKIVELANMIVCLLSEEVPVRCQDITVYFSMEEWEYIEGHRDLYKDVMADDLWLHTSLGHKNIEEILEEHVSPASSPEHSDFDSTSEVSKCHTNPEILGNDIQEESISCEEQDETHEYSSCTINMKDAECEEEDIIDVDIYIPVDAIQSPSTDVSEKMVSIENQNHENIDVITIPDHSPTRFDISEESDWSDEEKESYQEILEKPRNSIKNLYRSSFPSGVHTQNKNDKKYNASLCEGPSTKIIDHVVDDSKSFICSECGKCLPTQLDLVTHQEAHIEASKCSGVNGRKSFTRNPIPKPDFSGEEVFKCRICGLCFNNTIELVTHHQIHIKKPYPCSVCGRGFYSRSGLVTHQKTHAFKRLYDCPTCGKTFISNAHLMLHQEVHGEAGDSSGTGADTGDSSGGGSNLTEYQHFATQDKLFSCSICGECFYSSEQFLQHQKSHFKNDPLMCPECGKIFMRKSGLSKHRRVVHQGHVALACAACGKGFACKSELARHMTVHSGQKPYTCTECGKCFSFKSALVRHQRIHSGDRLQYCPECGKGFSCNSELLRHQSVHQHRVIDQLTGLP; this comes from the exons ATGCAGAAAGATAGAGGTCAAGTCACAGAGACTATATTAAGTCTGACCCTTAGGATCATCTGCTTGCTGACTGGAGGG GAATATGTCATTGAGAAGAAGAGCGGTAGGAGTAAATCAACTAGAGGTGAcgtcttatcaggaaatcttgacaaGATTCGTAGTGCTATTAAGGAGTCTTCAGCTCACTATGGGGCAGACAATAATCAGAAGATTGTGGAACTCGCCAACATGATTGTTTGTCTGCTGAGTGAAGAA gtccCTGTACGATGTCAGGACATcactgtctatttctccatggaggagtgggagtatatagaaggacacagAGATCTCTACAAAGATGTGATGGCCGACGACCTTTGGCTCCACACCTCACTGG GTCACAAAAACATTGAGGAAATACTTGAAGAACATGTCAGTCCAGCGTCTTCACCAGAACATTCAGATTTTGATTCCACTTCTGAAGTCTCCAAATGTCATACAAATCCAGAAATTTTGGGGAATGATATACAGGAAGAATCTATATCTTGTGAAGAACAGGATGAAACACATGAATATTCATCCTGTACTATTAATATGAAAGATGCTGAGTGTGAAGAAGAGGATATCATAgatgttgatatatatatacctgtagatGCAATACAATCTCCATCTACCGATGTATCTGAAAAGATGGTGTCGATAGAGAATCAAAATCATGAGAATATTGACGTTATTACCATTCCAGATCATTCCCCGACTCGATTTGATATCTCTGAAGAGAGTGATTGGTCTGATGAGGAAAAAGAAAGCTATCAGGAAATCTTGGAGAAGCCTAGGAACTCCATTAAGAACTTGTATCGTTCGTCTTTTCCTTCTGGTGTCCACACGCAGAACAAGAATGATAAAAAGTACAATGCCTCACTATGTGAAGGACCTTCAACAAAAATCATTGACCATGTGGTTGATGACTCTAAATCCTTTATCTGCAGTGAATGTGGAAAGTGTCTTCCTACTCAGTTAGATCTGGTAACCCACCAGGAGGCTCATATTGAAGCAAGCAAGTGTTCAGGGGTAAATGGAAGGAAATCCTTTACACGTAACCCTATTCCCAAACCTGATTTCAGCGGTGAAGAAGTATTTAAATGTCGGATCTGTGGGTTGTGTTTCAACAATACAATAGAACTTGTCACCCACCACCAAATTCATATCAAGAAACCATATCCCTGTTCAGTATGTGGACGGGGATTCTACAGTCGTTCGGGGCTGGTGACGCATCAGAAAACTCATGCATTCAAGAGACTTTACGATTGTCCCACATGTGGAAAAACTTTTATTTCCAACGCTCACCTGATGTTGCATCAAGAGGTACACGGTGAGGCTGGAGACAGTTCAGGAACTGGTGCGGACACCGGAGACAGTTCGGGCGGAGGCTCTAATCTGACTGAGTATCAACATTTTGCAACTCAAGATAAATTATTTTCCTGCTCTATATGTGGTGAATGCTTCTATAGCAGTGAACAGTTTCTCCAGCATCAGAAAAGCCACTTCAAGAACGATCCTCTTATGTGCCCCGAGTGTGGGAAGATTTTCATGAGAAAGTCAGGACTCTCCAAGCATCGGAGAGTTGTCCACCAGGGACACGTAGCACTGGCATGCGCTGCATGTGGTAAAGGCTTTGCTTGCAAATCAGAGCTGGCTAGGCACATGACTGTTCACTCAGGACAGAAACCATACACCTGTACTGAGTGTGGGAAatgcttctcctttaaatctgctCTTGTAAGGCATCAAAGGATTCACAGCGGAGATAGACTGCAATACTGCCCTGAATGTGGGAAAGGATTCTCATGCAACTCCGAGCTTCTTCGGCATCAATCTGTTCATCA GCACAGGGTCATAGATCAGCTTACTGGGCTCCCCTGA
- the LOC138799577 gene encoding oocyte zinc finger protein XlCOF7.1-like isoform X1 yields MQKDRGQVTETILSLTLRIICLLTGGEYVIEKKSGRSKSTRGDVLSGNLDKIRSAIKESSAHYGADNNQKIVELANMIVCLLSEEVPVRCQDITVYFSMEEWEYIEGHRDLYKDVMADDLWLHTSLGHKNIEEILEEHVSPASSPEHSDFDSTSEVSKCHTNPEILGNDIQEESISCEEQDETHEYSSCTINMKDAECEEEDIIDVDIYIPVDAIQSPSTDVSEKMVSIENQNHENIDVITIPDHSPTRFDISEESDWSDEEKESYQEILEKPRNSIKNLYRSSFPSGVHTQNKNDKKYNASLCEGPSTKIIDHVVDDSKSFICSECGKCLPTQLDLVTHQEAHIEASKCSGVNGRKSFTRNPIPKPDFSGEEVFKCRICGLCFNNTIELVTHHQIHIKKPYPCSVCGRGFYSRSGLVTHQKTHAFKRLYDCPTCGKTFISNAHLMLHQEVHGEAGDSSGTGADTGDSSGGGSNLTEYQHFATQDKLFSCSICGECFYSSEQFLQHQKSHFKNDPLMCPECGKIFMRKSGLSKHRRVVHQGHVALACAACGKGFACKSELARHMTVHSGQKPYTCTECGKCFSFKSALVRHQRIHSGDRLQYCPECGKGFSCNSELLRHQSVHQSLFLTSLVLPMDKAVNDLTTGSISGEA; encoded by the exons ATGCAGAAAGATAGAGGTCAAGTCACAGAGACTATATTAAGTCTGACCCTTAGGATCATCTGCTTGCTGACTGGAGGG GAATATGTCATTGAGAAGAAGAGCGGTAGGAGTAAATCAACTAGAGGTGAcgtcttatcaggaaatcttgacaaGATTCGTAGTGCTATTAAGGAGTCTTCAGCTCACTATGGGGCAGACAATAATCAGAAGATTGTGGAACTCGCCAACATGATTGTTTGTCTGCTGAGTGAAGAA gtccCTGTACGATGTCAGGACATcactgtctatttctccatggaggagtgggagtatatagaaggacacagAGATCTCTACAAAGATGTGATGGCCGACGACCTTTGGCTCCACACCTCACTGG GTCACAAAAACATTGAGGAAATACTTGAAGAACATGTCAGTCCAGCGTCTTCACCAGAACATTCAGATTTTGATTCCACTTCTGAAGTCTCCAAATGTCATACAAATCCAGAAATTTTGGGGAATGATATACAGGAAGAATCTATATCTTGTGAAGAACAGGATGAAACACATGAATATTCATCCTGTACTATTAATATGAAAGATGCTGAGTGTGAAGAAGAGGATATCATAgatgttgatatatatatacctgtagatGCAATACAATCTCCATCTACCGATGTATCTGAAAAGATGGTGTCGATAGAGAATCAAAATCATGAGAATATTGACGTTATTACCATTCCAGATCATTCCCCGACTCGATTTGATATCTCTGAAGAGAGTGATTGGTCTGATGAGGAAAAAGAAAGCTATCAGGAAATCTTGGAGAAGCCTAGGAACTCCATTAAGAACTTGTATCGTTCGTCTTTTCCTTCTGGTGTCCACACGCAGAACAAGAATGATAAAAAGTACAATGCCTCACTATGTGAAGGACCTTCAACAAAAATCATTGACCATGTGGTTGATGACTCTAAATCCTTTATCTGCAGTGAATGTGGAAAGTGTCTTCCTACTCAGTTAGATCTGGTAACCCACCAGGAGGCTCATATTGAAGCAAGCAAGTGTTCAGGGGTAAATGGAAGGAAATCCTTTACACGTAACCCTATTCCCAAACCTGATTTCAGCGGTGAAGAAGTATTTAAATGTCGGATCTGTGGGTTGTGTTTCAACAATACAATAGAACTTGTCACCCACCACCAAATTCATATCAAGAAACCATATCCCTGTTCAGTATGTGGACGGGGATTCTACAGTCGTTCGGGGCTGGTGACGCATCAGAAAACTCATGCATTCAAGAGACTTTACGATTGTCCCACATGTGGAAAAACTTTTATTTCCAACGCTCACCTGATGTTGCATCAAGAGGTACACGGTGAGGCTGGAGACAGTTCAGGAACTGGTGCGGACACCGGAGACAGTTCGGGCGGAGGCTCTAATCTGACTGAGTATCAACATTTTGCAACTCAAGATAAATTATTTTCCTGCTCTATATGTGGTGAATGCTTCTATAGCAGTGAACAGTTTCTCCAGCATCAGAAAAGCCACTTCAAGAACGATCCTCTTATGTGCCCCGAGTGTGGGAAGATTTTCATGAGAAAGTCAGGACTCTCCAAGCATCGGAGAGTTGTCCACCAGGGACACGTAGCACTGGCATGCGCTGCATGTGGTAAAGGCTTTGCTTGCAAATCAGAGCTGGCTAGGCACATGACTGTTCACTCAGGACAGAAACCATACACCTGTACTGAGTGTGGGAAatgcttctcctttaaatctgctCTTGTAAGGCATCAAAGGATTCACAGCGGAGATAGACTGCAATACTGCCCTGAATGTGGGAAAGGATTCTCATGCAACTCCGAGCTTCTTCGGCATCAATCTGTTCATCA